The sequence CCGTGCTTGCTAATGAAGCTAATCGGGCCAAATTGGATGACCTGAACTTGCAGGGGCCATTTTTCTCAGTGATCAAGATTAAGGCTCCACTCCTAAGCGATCTTCAGGACAAAAAATATAATGCTCAAGATCAACTTTTAATGCGTTATGCCACCTTGAACATTGCCAAGGAACTGCTGGATCAGGAATGGAACTCCATCGCCTTTTATTCTCCAGAGGAAGAAATTACGGTTATTATTCAGTGGGATGAGAAGAGCTATGAAGAATCGTCGTCCGGTCAACTCAACAGGCTTGACGTGCTGGGCCGCAGTCTGCATTTTAATATTCACAAATATTTACATCTGCACGCAGTGATCGGAATCAGTCAGATCCTCAAGGGTTTGTCCTTCATGGATGTGCTGAACCGTCAGGCTTCCAAAGCCATTCTCTGGAACAAAGAGCATAATGATCATTATGTGTTCTACTATGGAGATTTCAACTGGAATAACTATACGGCTGATCCGTCGGTAGAGGAACTGCATACACGGAGTAATCTGATCGTGGAGAAAGCCCAGGAATACATTGATGAGAACTATGCCCAAAAAGGCTTGACCATTCATGAGGTCGCCAAGAAGAATCACGTCAGCCCCAATTACTTAAGTTATTTGTTCAAGAAGAATACAGGCTTTAACCTGTGGGAATATGTGATCAAGCTGCGGATGGAAGAAAGCCGTGAGCTGATTCTCAATACGGATTTACGGCGGTATGAAATAGCAGAGCGGGTAGGCTATGAATCACCGGAGCATTTCAGCAAAATTTTCAAAAAATACTACGGAATCAGTCCGAGCGAATTGAAGAAGTAAGAACAGTCACGATTGCGGTAGATATAGACATGTTCAGCACCTCTCTCTTTTCCTACAATTTAAGGTAGGAGTCATTATGTGAATAATGGCCTAAAGAACAGAGGAATGAGGGAGCCTGATGAACCAAACCGTAAGTATAAGCGAGAACCTGCCGGTGAAGCAGGAGAGTAAGCCGTACAAACAAAATCGTTGGAAAAAGAACTTCTGGGGATATTTGTTTCTCCTGCCCGCGATTGCTATCTTTATTATGTTTATGTGGGTTCCTATATTTAAAGGCTTATTGTATAGCTTCTATAATGTAGACTTTGTAAAAGGCAACAGCTTTGTCGGTTTGGATAATTACAGCAGAGCGCTTAGTGATCCCGACGTGTTGACGGCGGTCAAGAACACCCTGTATTACATGGTGTTAGGTCTCGCTATCGGCTTCTGGGTCCCCATTGCCTTTGCCATCGCGATTTCAGAGCTGCGGAAATTCGGGGGATTTGTACGGGTCGCGGCCTATCTGCCGTTCGTTGTTCCTGGTGTGGTACTGTATGGACTTTGGAGATGGCTGTATGATCCGGTGGGACCGATCAATGCCTTAATTGGTTCGCTCGGTTTGGACCAAGTTGCCTTTCTGACCGACAGTAGGTGGTCGATGGTGTCCCTTGTTTTTATGGAGACCTGGCAGCAATTCGGTTCAGGGATGCTGATCTATCTGGCCGCTGTGCTCAGTATTCCACGTGATTGGTATGAAGCGGCTGAAATCGATGGCGCTGGCGTTTGGGCTCGTATCCGTCATATCACGCTGCCTTCACTACGAAATCTCATTATTCTAATGTTGATATTGCAGATTATTGCGACTTCACAAGGTTATCAGTCACAGTTAGCTTTGCTGGATGGTGGGCCGAACAATA comes from Paenibacillus sp. 19GGS1-52 and encodes:
- a CDS encoding response regulator, translated to MFNILVVDDEPLICKGLSSLLASSGLDIEHIYTAHSGFEALDCIRMEEIDLLVTDIQMGTMSGIELMQHAKLAKPWVQTIVISAHETFQYAQMAVRLGAKDYLIKPLNSEQFLDSVRNVLLKMNRPTPELETFMAGIGENFRLEEPLPEYSELLNLLLVNPDSVLANEANRAKLDDLNLQGPFFSVIKIKAPLLSDLQDKKYNAQDQLLMRYATLNIAKELLDQEWNSIAFYSPEEEITVIIQWDEKSYEESSSGQLNRLDVLGRSLHFNIHKYLHLHAVIGISQILKGLSFMDVLNRQASKAILWNKEHNDHYVFYYGDFNWNNYTADPSVEELHTRSNLIVEKAQEYIDENYAQKGLTIHEVAKKNHVSPNYLSYLFKKNTGFNLWEYVIKLRMEESRELILNTDLRRYEIAERVGYESPEHFSKIFKKYYGISPSELKK
- a CDS encoding sugar ABC transporter permease, producing MNQTVSISENLPVKQESKPYKQNRWKKNFWGYLFLLPAIAIFIMFMWVPIFKGLLYSFYNVDFVKGNSFVGLDNYSRALSDPDVLTAVKNTLYYMVLGLAIGFWVPIAFAIAISELRKFGGFVRVAAYLPFVVPGVVLYGLWRWLYDPVGPINALIGSLGLDQVAFLTDSRWSMVSLVFMETWQQFGSGMLIYLAAVLSIPRDWYEAAEIDGAGVWARIRHITLPSLRNLIILMLILQIIATSQGYQSQLALLDGGPNNTTLTYALLIVKYAFTRLDYGTATALGMLMFIVLGGLGILQFKLNKEDN